In the Parus major isolate Abel chromosome 4A, Parus_major1.1, whole genome shotgun sequence genome, one interval contains:
- the MTMR8 gene encoding myotubularin-related protein 8: MQDQQSTSEQKEIIPESPPNHAGVCPPLKPPPHEAPRTAGHRGCDRPARIPEGAGAARRRGSGGSGGGEPREAGVTFGVLIISTPKVENVKLLDRYANRKAASGTLYLTATHLIYVEASAEVRKETWILHHHISSVEKLPLTTAGYPLLIHCKNFHVAHFVIGQERDCQDVFTSLLKLSQPVKPEELYAFSYNPKMSKENREMGWKLIDLRLDYQRMGIPNNSWEITDINKDYEVCSTYPPEIVVPRAATKAVVMGSSRFRSRGRIPVLSYLYKENNAALCRCSQPLAGFSARCLEDEQMLQAIREANPGCPFMYVVDTRPKLNAMANRAAGKGYENEDNYENIRFKFIGIENIHVMRSSLQKLLEVCEMKSPSMSDFLTGLENSGWLRHIKAVMDAGVFLAKAVREERASVLVHCSDGWDRTAQVCSLASLLLDPFYRTFKGFMVLIEKEWIAMGHKFSHRCGHLDGDPKEVSPVFTQFVECVWQLMQQFPCSFEFSERFLLEIHDHIYSCQFGNFLGTCHKEREELRIFEKTHSLWPFLLQRKQELRNPLYRGFTAYKELQPNTLPFSFQFWCGMYNRFDKGMHPKQCVLDQLLSCISQKVTLEDSASQLENKLPILDGPVPSKGCTSPEAGAAAAKAPTPPQDCAGGAAPVLSNGPSLGQQKHKESPAQPQDLGASREDGQAQHQG; encoded by the exons ATGCAGGACCAGCAGAGTACCTCAGAGCA aaaggaaataattccgGAATCGCCCCCAAACCACGCCGGGGTCTGCCCCCCACTGAAACCCCCTCCCCACGAAGCGCCACGAACAGCGGGGCACCGCGGCTGTGACCGCCCCGCCCGCATCCCCGAGGGCGCGGGGGCCGCTCGGCGGCGGgggagcggcggcagcggcggcggggaGCCGCGGGAGGCCGGGGTTACCTTCGGGGTGCTGATCATCAGCACCCCGAAG gtggaaAATGTCAAGTTGCTGGATCGCTACGCCAACAGGAAGGCAGCGAGCGGGACCTTGTACCTGACAGCCACACACCTGATCTACGTGGAGGCCTCTGCTGAAGTCAGGAAGGAAACATGG aTCCTGCACCACCACATCTCCAGCGTGGAGAAGCTGCCCCTGACCACAGCTGGGTACCCCCTGCTCATCCACTGCAAGAACTTCCACGTGGCTCACTTTGTGATTGGGCAGGAGAGGGACTGCCAAGATGTGttcacctccctgctcaaacTCTCCCAGCCAG tgAAACCTGAAGAACTTTATGCTTTCTCTTACAATCCTAAAATGTCCAAAGAGAACCGGGAAATGGGATGGAAACTGATTGATCTGAGACTGGATTACCAGCGCATGGGAATTCCCAACAACTCCTGGGAAATAACAGATATTAATAAGGACTACGAG GTTTGCAGCACATACCCTCCTGAGATCGTGGTGCCTCGAGCTGCCACCAAGGCCGTGGTGATGGGAAGTTCAAGGTTCAGGAGCCGAGGCCGGATTCCGGTGCTTTCTTACTTGTACAAGGAAAACAAT GCTGCCCTGTGCCGCTGCAGCCAGCCCCTGGCCGGGTTCAGCGCGCGCTGCCTGGAGGACGAGCAGATGCTCCAGGCCATCCGAGAGGCCAACCCCGGCTGCCCCTTCATGTATGTTGTAGACACGAGGCCAAAG CTGAATGCCATGGCCAACAGAGCCGCTGGGAAGGGCTATGAGAATGAAGATAATTATGAAAACATTCGTTTTAAATTCATTGGCATCGAGAACATCCATGTGAtgaggagcagcctgcagaAACTGCTGGAAG TGTGTGAGATGAAGTCTCCCTCCATGAGCGATTTCCTGACGGGGCTGGAGAACTCGGGCTGGCTGCGGCACATCAAGGCTGTGATGGATGCAGGTGTCTTCCTGGCCAAG GCTGTGAGGGAGGAGAGGGCCAGCGTGCTGGTGCACTGCTCCGACGGCTGGGACCGCACGGCCCAGGTCTGCTCCCTGGCCAGCCTCCTCCTGGACCCCTTCTACAGGACCTTCAAAGGCTTCATG GTCCTGATAGAAAAGGAGTGGATTGCAATGGGCCACAAGTTCTCACACAG GTGTGGCCACCTGGATGGGGACCCCAAAGAGGTGTCCCCTGTGTTCACTCAGTTTGTGGAGTGTGTGTGGCAGCTGATGCAGCAGTTCCCCTGCTCCTTCGAGTTCAGCGAGCGTTTCCTGCTGGAGATCCACGACCACATTTATTCCTGCCAGTTTGGCAACTTCCTGGGCACCTGCCACAAGGAGAGGGAGGAGCTCAG AATCTTTGAGAAGACCCATTCCCTGTGGCCTTTCCTCTTACAGAGGAAGCAGGAGTTGAGAAATCCTTTGTACAGAGGGTTTACAGCTTACAAGGAGCTTCAACCAAACACTCTACCTTTCAGTTTCCA GTTCTGGTGTGGGATGTACAACCGCTTTGACAAGGGCATGCACCCCAAGCAGTGTGTGCTGGatcagctgctgagctgcatcAGCCAGAAGGTGACACTGGAGGACAGCgcatcccagctggaaaac AAACTCCCTATCCTCGACGGCCCCGTGCCCAGCAAAGGCTGCACCTCACCcgaggcaggagctgctgctgccaaagccCCAACTCCTCCCCAGGACTGTGCAgggggagcagcccctgtgctgaGCAATGGCCCCTCCCTGGGGCAGCAGAAACACAAggagagcccagcccagccccaggatcTCGGAGCCTCCCGGGAGGATGGGCAGGCTCAGCACCAGGGAtga